The genomic segment TGTAAAAAAAGGAATACCCTTCCTCCTGTTTGTCTTCCTATATATTTTTTTTGTTCTTCATCTGATGCCTTTGCTAAAAGAATAGAGCATTCGCTTTCTTGAGGGGCTACTAGTACCCATCTTTTTGAATCGTTCATTTTTGTATCTTCTATCAGAGAAAAAGATAATACATTGGTATAAAAAGCAATTGCTTTATCGTAATCATCTACCAACAGAGATACAGTTGCTATTTTTCGTTTCTGGTTCATACATTATTTTTTCATCTGTTTTACTATTTTTCCTAAAATGATT from the Chitinophagaceae bacterium genome contains:
- a CDS encoding VOC family protein; translated protein: MNQKRKIATVSLLVDDYDKAIAFYTNVLSFSLIEDTKMNDSKRWVLVAPQESECSILLAKASDEEQKKYIGRQTGGRVFLFLHTDNFERDYKNLLENKVNIIRQPSNEVYGRVLVFEDIYGNLWDLIEPK